A window of the Desulforapulum autotrophicum HRM2 genome harbors these coding sequences:
- a CDS encoding FAD-dependent oxidoreductase: protein MADRLVGTGRQTQWIWEDKMAVRIGFYVCHCGINIAGMVRVEEVAEYARSVKNVVVARDYKFMCSDPGQELIERDIRELGLNRVVVASCSPRLHEKTFQNACQRAGLNPYNFQMASVREQVSWVTDDKDSATLKAKTLSAAALNRVNFHESLDSRTVTINPNVLIVGGGIAGMQAAIDIGNAGLQVYLVEKDTTIGGHMLQYDKTFPTLDCAACIGTPKMVETAQNPFVELMTLSQVEEVSGYIGNYTVRIRKKARYVNHRCTGCGECASVCPVEMDSPWDLGLLKRKAIYRSFPQAVPITFAIDKYATPPCRIACPAGTNVQGYVQMVKMGNYQQALNIIMERLPLPGVLGRVCPHPCENECRRALIDTAISIRDLKRVAADLGDLAQVPVAMGPERNQQIAVVGSGPAGLTVAYYLRQKGFKVTIFERHEKPGGMLRWGIPDYRLPPAVLDREIDHILGTGITLRTGTALGRDFTLKSLNADGFDAVFLGLGTHGPVDLGIDNGNALGVVDAVEFLRAVNQGERKAIGKHVVVVGGGNVAMDAARVAVRLGAQRVTVLYRRSEQEMPADREEIQGARDEGIFFLVLAGPVRVIADQGRVTGVTCIKNTLGPPDRSGRRRPVPVENTLFTLDCDTLIPAIGQRLDLGTIDEGFELTSWGTVSVDHTTMETSIPGVFAAGDAVTGPATVIEAVAAGHRVVAAMAQYLDSKQSQAVEQEKDRPDPGGKTDLIQEQRSTDYAPMPKDPEQLPRQTPVFLDPETRKNNFDEVDPGFTPEAAALEAQRCINCGGCCECKLCVDACEPGAVDHEMRAEIVEVKVGSIITATGFDPLDPTPMKQYGYGRYPNVFTSLEFERLSNATGPTGGEILIRDDKGQLTRSPRSVALLHCIGSRDVNYHEYCSRVCCMYALKYGHLVHEKVGHDTLVYNFYIDMRCFGKGYEEFYTKCQQEGTVFIRGKVAEITDRAETDSEQGKLVVISEDTLLAEKIRVPVDMVVLCTAMEARADARDIGRVLGINQGSDGFFLEEHPKLGPLNTATDGVFIAGACQGPKDIPDAVAQASGAAGKALLLASRGEVTVPSTVSYIDPDICAGCKTCIGLCPYTAISFDELHGVSVVNEALCKGCGSCAGFCPSGAAQVRHFNEKQMFAELSGVMDSINSL from the coding sequence CCGGCTTGAACCCCTACAATTTTCAGATGGCATCGGTCAGGGAGCAGGTCTCGTGGGTGACTGACGATAAAGACAGCGCAACCCTCAAGGCAAAGACCCTGAGTGCCGCAGCCCTTAACCGGGTCAACTTCCATGAGAGCCTTGATTCAAGAACCGTGACCATCAATCCCAACGTGCTGATTGTGGGTGGTGGTATTGCCGGTATGCAGGCGGCCATCGACATTGGAAACGCCGGGTTGCAGGTTTATCTTGTGGAAAAGGACACCACCATTGGCGGACACATGCTCCAGTACGACAAGACCTTTCCCACCCTTGACTGTGCCGCCTGCATCGGAACGCCCAAAATGGTGGAAACAGCCCAGAATCCCTTTGTGGAACTCATGACCTTAAGCCAGGTTGAAGAGGTGTCCGGCTATATCGGTAACTATACGGTGCGGATCAGGAAAAAGGCCAGGTATGTGAACCATCGCTGCACGGGCTGCGGCGAGTGCGCGTCCGTCTGCCCGGTGGAAATGGACAGCCCCTGGGATTTAGGGCTGCTCAAACGAAAGGCCATCTACCGGTCGTTTCCCCAGGCCGTTCCCATCACCTTTGCCATTGACAAGTATGCCACACCACCCTGCCGAATTGCCTGCCCGGCCGGCACAAATGTCCAGGGGTATGTGCAGATGGTCAAGATGGGCAATTACCAGCAGGCCCTTAACATCATCATGGAACGGCTGCCCCTGCCGGGGGTGCTGGGTCGAGTCTGTCCCCATCCCTGTGAGAACGAGTGTCGAAGGGCCCTGATCGACACCGCCATCAGCATTCGAGACTTAAAACGGGTTGCAGCGGACCTGGGGGACCTTGCCCAGGTTCCTGTTGCCATGGGCCCGGAACGGAATCAGCAAATTGCCGTAGTCGGCTCAGGACCTGCCGGGCTCACTGTTGCCTACTATCTCAGACAAAAGGGATTCAAGGTGACGATTTTCGAACGCCATGAAAAACCCGGCGGCATGCTTCGGTGGGGCATACCCGACTACCGCCTGCCTCCTGCCGTCCTTGATCGGGAGATCGATCATATCCTTGGAACTGGAATAACCCTCAGGACAGGCACGGCACTGGGCCGGGATTTTACCTTAAAAAGCCTTAACGCTGACGGGTTTGATGCGGTCTTTCTGGGTCTGGGAACCCATGGTCCAGTGGATCTTGGCATTGACAATGGGAATGCTTTGGGCGTGGTGGATGCGGTTGAATTTTTACGGGCCGTTAACCAGGGTGAACGCAAAGCCATTGGTAAACATGTGGTGGTTGTTGGCGGGGGGAATGTGGCCATGGACGCGGCCCGGGTAGCTGTTCGACTTGGCGCCCAAAGGGTAACGGTTCTCTATCGTCGATCCGAGCAGGAAATGCCAGCAGACAGGGAGGAAATTCAGGGTGCCAGGGACGAAGGAATATTTTTTCTGGTCCTTGCAGGTCCAGTCCGGGTGATTGCTGATCAGGGCAGGGTAACAGGGGTGACGTGCATTAAAAATACCCTGGGCCCACCGGACAGGAGCGGACGCAGGCGACCTGTTCCGGTTGAAAACACCCTTTTCACCCTGGATTGCGATACCCTGATACCTGCCATTGGCCAGCGCCTTGACCTTGGTACCATTGATGAGGGGTTTGAACTCACCTCCTGGGGAACGGTCAGTGTGGATCACACCACCATGGAGACAAGTATTCCTGGCGTGTTTGCCGCAGGGGACGCTGTGACAGGTCCTGCAACGGTGATCGAGGCCGTTGCTGCCGGCCACCGGGTGGTTGCTGCCATGGCCCAATATCTGGACAGCAAACAATCACAGGCGGTTGAGCAGGAAAAGGACCGGCCTGACCCGGGCGGAAAAACAGATTTGATCCAGGAACAGCGGTCAACTGATTATGCTCCCATGCCGAAAGATCCTGAACAGCTTCCAAGGCAGACACCTGTTTTCCTTGATCCTGAAACAAGGAAAAATAACTTTGACGAGGTGGATCCCGGATTTACCCCGGAGGCCGCTGCCCTTGAGGCCCAACGATGCATCAACTGCGGCGGGTGCTGTGAGTGCAAGCTCTGTGTTGATGCCTGTGAGCCAGGGGCCGTTGACCATGAAATGAGGGCTGAAATTGTTGAGGTCAAGGTGGGCAGCATCATCACGGCAACCGGTTTTGATCCCCTGGACCCCACCCCCATGAAACAGTACGGCTATGGGCGGTATCCCAATGTATTTACCAGCCTTGAATTTGAACGTTTGAGCAATGCCACCGGTCCCACGGGCGGGGAGATTCTCATCCGGGACGACAAGGGTCAGTTGACCCGAAGTCCCCGAAGTGTTGCCCTTCTCCACTGCATCGGCAGCAGGGATGTGAATTACCACGAGTACTGCTCAAGGGTGTGTTGCATGTATGCCCTGAAATATGGCCACCTGGTCCATGAAAAGGTGGGCCATGACACCCTTGTCTATAATTTTTACATTGACATGCGCTGTTTCGGAAAGGGGTATGAGGAGTTTTACACCAAATGCCAGCAAGAGGGAACCGTATTTATCCGGGGCAAGGTGGCTGAAATAACCGACCGGGCCGAAACAGACAGTGAACAGGGAAAGCTTGTGGTCATCAGCGAGGACACCCTTTTGGCTGAAAAAATAAGGGTGCCCGTGGACATGGTGGTGCTGTGCACGGCCATGGAGGCAAGGGCAGATGCAAGGGATATTGGCAGGGTCCTTGGCATTAATCAGGGATCGGACGGATTTTTCCTTGAAGAGCATCCCAAACTTGGTCCCTTGAATACGGCAACCGACGGGGTGTTTATCGCAGGTGCCTGCCAGGGTCCAAAGGATATTCCCGATGCCGTGGCCCAGGCCTCGGGCGCTGCTGGAAAAGCACTCTTACTTGCCTCCCGGGGGGAGGTCACTGTTCCTTCCACGGTGTCATACATAGACCCTGATATCTGTGCGGGCTGCAAGACCTGCATCGGGCTTTGCCCCTACACGGCCATCTCCTTTGATGAGTTGCATGGGGTGTCCGTGGTCAACGAAGCCCTTTGCAAGGGATGTGGTTCGTGCGCCGGGTTCTGTCCCAGCGGGGCGGCCCAGGTGAGGCATTTTAATGAAAAACAGATGTTTGCCGAGCTTTCCGGGGTGATGGACAGCATAAACAGTTTATAA
- a CDS encoding hydrogenase iron-sulfur subunit produces the protein MADFEPTIIAFVCNWCTYTAADLAGTSRQKYPPNVRLIKVMCTGMVDPKYVLKAFLSGADAVLVSGCHPGDCHYINGNYKARRRIHLVHNILERFGIGRERLRLTWIGASDGIEFAKVIRSMVAELKALGPAVTDMKQVI, from the coding sequence ATGGCGGATTTTGAACCCACTATCATCGCATTTGTCTGTAACTGGTGCACCTATACGGCCGCAGACCTTGCCGGAACAAGCCGGCAGAAGTACCCGCCCAATGTAAGGCTTATAAAGGTGATGTGCACGGGTATGGTGGACCCAAAATATGTGCTCAAGGCCTTTCTTTCCGGGGCTGATGCGGTTCTGGTCAGCGGCTGCCATCCAGGTGACTGCCACTACATTAACGGAAATTACAAGGCTAGGCGCAGGATACATCTTGTCCACAACATCCTTGAACGGTTCGGAATCGGCCGGGAGCGGCTCAGGCTCACCTGGATCGGGGCAAGCGATGGTATTGAATTTGCCAAGGTGATCCGATCAATGGTGGCCGAGTTAAAGGCACTTGGGCCTGCCGTTACCGATATGAAACAGGTGATTTAG
- a CDS encoding Coenzyme F420 hydrogenase/dehydrogenase, beta subunit C-terminal domain codes for MEDAYEIKGKNRLDALRVFLATLFEKDDIGSMLIPLESETTHAIMPTLVSDPAALAMADPFAPFFPLNGAKLVSKLTKRPTDETVAVVLRPCELRALVELVKIKQARMDHLITISFDCPGAYPNKTFNQLPERGGSHTLEFLAKRFASGFEEDKALPLSTACTICTSPFPENADICITLVDQPDDTLGVFAGTDRGQQLLMGLALGERPLPKTRKERLKAVLAQRVSVEKKVFEDLTATTSTLEGLGNYLSACVNCYNCRVACPVCFCRECVFNTDVFDYEPFQYATWSKNRGTLRMPMDTVFFHMTRMIHMGLSCVGCGQCSNACPNDIPLAELFTSVGKAAQKGFGYRAGANLAEPFPLSVFFEDEFQDVTGI; via the coding sequence ATGGAAGACGCCTATGAAATCAAAGGAAAAAACCGGCTTGACGCCCTTAGAGTTTTTCTTGCAACCCTGTTCGAAAAAGATGATATCGGTTCCATGCTGATTCCCCTGGAGAGTGAAACCACCCACGCCATCATGCCGACCCTGGTCTCAGACCCGGCAGCCCTTGCCATGGCCGACCCCTTTGCTCCGTTTTTTCCCCTGAACGGGGCAAAACTTGTCTCAAAACTGACCAAGCGGCCAACGGATGAAACCGTTGCCGTGGTTTTAAGGCCCTGTGAATTAAGGGCCCTGGTTGAGCTTGTAAAAATCAAGCAGGCCAGGATGGATCATCTTATCACCATCTCGTTTGACTGCCCCGGGGCCTATCCAAATAAAACCTTCAACCAGCTGCCGGAAAGGGGGGGAAGTCACACCCTTGAATTTCTGGCAAAGCGTTTTGCATCCGGGTTCGAGGAGGACAAAGCCCTTCCGCTGTCAACCGCCTGCACCATCTGCACCTCCCCATTCCCGGAAAATGCCGACATCTGCATTACCCTTGTTGACCAGCCCGATGACACCCTGGGTGTTTTTGCCGGAACAGACAGGGGACAACAATTGCTCATGGGCCTTGCCCTTGGGGAACGTCCCCTTCCCAAAACCCGTAAAGAGCGCCTCAAGGCGGTGCTGGCCCAAAGAGTCAGTGTTGAAAAAAAGGTGTTTGAGGACCTCACCGCCACCACATCCACCCTGGAGGGGCTCGGGAACTATCTGTCGGCCTGCGTTAACTGCTACAACTGCCGGGTAGCCTGTCCGGTCTGCTTCTGCCGGGAGTGCGTGTTTAACACGGATGTGTTTGATTATGAGCCCTTTCAATACGCCACCTGGTCAAAGAACAGGGGTACGCTTCGCATGCCCATGGACACGGTTTTTTTTCATATGACCCGGATGATCCACATGGGTCTTTCCTGTGTGGGGTGCGGCCAGTGTTCCAATGCCTGCCCCAATGACATCCCCCTTGCCGAGCTTTTTACATCCGTTGGCAAGGCGGCCCAAAAGGGGTTTGGCTACCGTGCCGGCGCCAACCTTGCTGAGCCTTTTCCCCTGTCTGTTTTCTTTGAAGACGAGTTTCAGGATGTAACCGGAATCTGA
- a CDS encoding response regulator, translated as MIKKQGQALVVGAGISGIRSALDLAEAGCRVTLIDAAPHMGGVLSKLEHQFPTDGCGMCRMLPNTDRESCFQGCLRKGLIHENIEVKLLTRLVKVEGEPGNYHATLESPVPIVDPNRCTGCNLCAQVCPVSIDDPFNHGLSRTKAIYLPVPHAVPNIYTIDMNHCTLCGECEQTCPFDAITLPADHRKNFKILVVDDEQIVRESLKDWLEFEGFVVETATSGQGALERLEATPFAMMFLDIKMPGMDGTEVLSRAKEQFPDLVAVMMTAYATVETAVSTMRSGALEYVIKPFDPEKVVSLVKKVFLEQRPDLRESAGIDVGAIVLATGVDYYDPMAGTNTFGYKALADVVTNSELERILSQTGPFNGELKRPSDGRVPQRMAWIQCVGSRQKDFPICSSICCMIALKEAVLVRQRSCGTIETVIYFMDMRCSGKDFEAYRKRAENEYGVILKRARPHSVCPAPVAAASPGTPPESGGLLVVISEDSGKRADEIFDMVVLSVGQRPGKDTNDLAAATGVDLNPFGFLSSPYQDLFLDNGKKAGVFVGGSASGLKEIGESVIYASWASSLALKTIRAAKAAGPGDGPDKEPALPNVLRDVSSEISDIGVVVCQCPLGPDIAQQVAPIVEQDIHVSKMIKIDRICTQAGWDDLVHTLGGTRFNRLLVVACDPLLFIKKKGEIAAAMGLDPAYIEFAEIHRDQPPGPSVRMGLARIRHLARPKTHTPAMVPRVLVVGGGIGGMTAALGVAGAGFEVVLVERSSELGGNLAWLDKNISGNDLQALLKTTRERIGKTPGITVYTHATVDNTRGGPGRYSTVININTESNPDGSNPGSPNPHGPSPKGLREIFHGAVILATGGQAAETKAYGYGTSPVVMTNQEVEIALRSGKLDPETLNAVVMIQCVDSRELRMDARPYCSRICCTSSLKHALELKRANPELDIYVLYREMMTQGVTEAYYKEARDLGVIFIRYTLDKKPEVAFESDQAMVRVNEPILDRILEIQADLVVLATGIVAKGVEPLAGFFKAGVDSYNFFKEADPKWRPVDAVTGGVFACGLALGPRDVEESIASAGAAAMGAVRLLSSSGIASSPVTAAVKQSLCSVCGRCIDACAFGARTLDPDTNRIKIDPIICQGCGACASVCTNSAAYVNNFLDQQMFEIIDAAV; from the coding sequence ATGATTAAAAAACAGGGTCAAGCACTGGTGGTGGGCGCAGGAATCAGCGGTATCAGGTCTGCCCTTGATCTTGCTGAAGCAGGATGCAGGGTGACCTTGATTGATGCTGCCCCCCACATGGGGGGTGTTCTTTCAAAGCTTGAGCACCAGTTTCCCACCGACGGCTGTGGCATGTGCCGAATGTTGCCTAACACGGACAGGGAGAGCTGTTTCCAGGGGTGTCTGAGAAAGGGGTTGATTCATGAAAATATTGAGGTGAAACTGTTGACCCGCCTGGTCAAGGTCGAGGGAGAACCCGGCAACTACCATGCAACCCTTGAAAGCCCAGTGCCCATAGTCGACCCCAACCGCTGCACCGGATGCAACCTGTGTGCCCAGGTGTGCCCGGTTTCCATTGACGACCCCTTTAACCATGGGTTGTCCCGGACAAAGGCCATCTATCTGCCCGTTCCCCATGCTGTTCCAAATATCTATACCATTGACATGAACCATTGCACCCTTTGCGGCGAATGTGAGCAGACATGTCCCTTTGACGCCATTACCCTTCCAGCCGACCACAGGAAAAATTTCAAGATCCTTGTGGTGGACGATGAACAGATTGTAAGGGAAAGTTTAAAGGACTGGCTTGAGTTTGAAGGGTTTGTGGTGGAAACCGCAACTTCCGGTCAAGGGGCCCTGGAGCGCCTTGAGGCCACGCCCTTTGCCATGATGTTCCTGGATATAAAAATGCCGGGAATGGACGGTACAGAGGTGCTTTCAAGGGCAAAAGAGCAGTTCCCTGATCTTGTGGCCGTCATGATGACGGCCTATGCCACGGTTGAAACAGCAGTCTCTACCATGCGGTCCGGGGCCCTTGAGTATGTGATCAAACCCTTTGACCCGGAAAAGGTTGTCTCCCTGGTTAAAAAGGTCTTTCTTGAGCAACGGCCAGACCTTCGGGAGTCAGCCGGAATTGACGTGGGGGCCATTGTCCTTGCCACGGGCGTTGATTACTATGATCCCATGGCCGGGACCAACACCTTTGGGTACAAGGCACTTGCGGATGTGGTGACCAACAGTGAGCTTGAACGGATATTAAGCCAGACCGGACCCTTCAATGGTGAGTTGAAACGGCCTTCGGACGGCCGGGTTCCCCAACGCATGGCCTGGATTCAGTGCGTGGGTTCAAGGCAGAAGGATTTTCCCATATGCTCGTCAATCTGCTGCATGATCGCCCTTAAGGAGGCCGTGCTTGTGAGGCAGCGTTCCTGCGGCACCATTGAGACGGTTATTTATTTCATGGATATGCGCTGTTCCGGCAAAGATTTTGAGGCCTACCGGAAACGGGCTGAAAACGAGTATGGCGTGATTCTGAAACGGGCCCGCCCCCATTCGGTTTGCCCCGCTCCAGTTGCCGCTGCCAGCCCTGGCACACCACCGGAGTCAGGGGGGCTCTTGGTGGTCATCTCCGAGGATTCGGGTAAACGAGCAGATGAGATTTTTGACATGGTGGTCCTTTCTGTGGGCCAGCGACCCGGCAAAGACACAAATGACCTTGCCGCTGCCACGGGTGTTGACCTGAACCCCTTTGGTTTTCTGTCTTCTCCCTACCAGGACCTATTCCTGGACAATGGAAAAAAGGCTGGCGTGTTTGTCGGCGGTTCCGCCTCCGGGCTAAAGGAGATCGGCGAATCCGTGATTTACGCCTCATGGGCCTCAAGCCTGGCTCTCAAGACCATCCGGGCAGCCAAAGCCGCGGGACCAGGGGATGGGCCGGACAAAGAACCTGCCTTGCCCAATGTTCTTCGGGATGTCTCGTCTGAAATTTCCGACATCGGCGTAGTAGTTTGTCAATGCCCACTTGGTCCGGATATTGCCCAGCAGGTTGCCCCCATTGTTGAACAGGACATCCACGTCTCAAAAATGATAAAAATTGACCGCATCTGTACCCAGGCCGGCTGGGATGACCTGGTACATACCCTGGGTGGAACGCGATTTAACCGACTGCTTGTTGTGGCCTGTGACCCACTGCTTTTTATTAAAAAAAAGGGGGAAATCGCTGCAGCCATGGGCCTTGATCCGGCCTATATTGAGTTTGCTGAGATACACAGGGACCAGCCACCTGGCCCCAGTGTCAGGATGGGGCTTGCCCGGATTCGCCACCTTGCCCGCCCCAAGACCCATACACCTGCCATGGTGCCCAGGGTACTTGTGGTCGGTGGCGGTATTGGGGGAATGACTGCGGCCCTTGGGGTTGCCGGGGCAGGTTTTGAGGTTGTCCTTGTTGAGCGATCGTCCGAGCTTGGCGGGAATCTTGCCTGGCTTGATAAAAATATCAGTGGAAACGATCTACAAGCGTTGTTGAAGACCACCCGTGAGCGCATTGGGAAAACACCCGGTATAACCGTTTACACCCATGCCACGGTGGACAATACAAGGGGAGGTCCGGGTCGATATTCAACCGTTATCAACATCAATACCGAATCAAACCCTGACGGCTCAAACCCAGGCAGCCCGAATCCCCATGGTCCATCCCCGAAGGGGTTAAGGGAAATCTTTCACGGGGCTGTGATCCTTGCCACAGGTGGTCAGGCGGCCGAAACCAAGGCCTACGGGTATGGGACAAGTCCCGTTGTCATGACCAACCAGGAGGTTGAAATAGCCCTTCGATCAGGAAAACTTGACCCTGAAACCCTGAATGCGGTGGTCATGATTCAGTGCGTGGATTCAAGGGAGTTACGGATGGATGCAAGACCTTACTGCAGCAGGATCTGCTGCACCTCATCTCTCAAGCACGCCCTTGAGTTAAAACGTGCCAACCCGGAACTTGACATCTATGTGCTCTACCGGGAGATGATGACCCAGGGGGTTACCGAAGCATACTATAAGGAAGCAAGGGATCTTGGGGTGATTTTTATCCGATACACCCTTGACAAAAAACCAGAGGTGGCGTTTGAGTCTGACCAGGCCATGGTCAGGGTCAATGAACCCATACTTGACCGAATTCTGGAAATTCAGGCCGACCTTGTTGTCCTTGCCACGGGTATTGTTGCAAAGGGAGTGGAACCCCTGGCAGGATTTTTCAAGGCCGGTGTCGATTCCTACAATTTTTTCAAAGAGGCAGACCCCAAGTGGCGGCCGGTTGACGCCGTCACAGGCGGGGTGTTTGCCTGCGGCCTTGCCCTGGGGCCAAGGGATGTGGAAGAAAGCATAGCTTCTGCAGGGGCTGCGGCCATGGGAGCTGTCCGGCTTCTCTCAAGCTCGGGGATTGCATCTTCCCCTGTGACTGCAGCCGTTAAACAAAGCCTGTGCAGTGTTTGTGGCCGGTGCATTGATGCCTGCGCCTTTGGGGCAAGAACCCTTGATCCTGACACCAATCGGATCAAGATCGATCCCATTATCTGCCAGGGATGTGGGGCCTGTGCCTCGGTCTGCACCAACAGCGCCGCCTATGTAAATAATTTTCTGGATCAGCAGATGTTTGAAATCATCGATGCTGCCGTTTAA
- a CDS encoding 4Fe-4S dicluster domain-containing protein: MDEMKRLKAALNTCIQCGTCTGSCPNADEMDLVPRKLWRMVLMDRVDSILDSRTFTLCSSCYLCTLRCPRGLPLTAAMAALKAVATQKDLKKHRESTRFYASFMESVRRHGRVREGEFMGLYFLSMKNPMLPLRFASLGIKLVKKNKVAFELPSKTGPGNLEGLFKKVAEIEEAS; this comes from the coding sequence ATGGACGAAATGAAAAGGTTAAAAGCGGCCCTGAATACCTGTATCCAGTGCGGCACCTGCACGGGATCATGCCCCAACGCCGATGAGATGGACCTTGTGCCAAGGAAACTGTGGCGTATGGTGCTCATGGACAGGGTCGACAGCATCCTGGACAGCCGAACATTTACCCTCTGCTCTTCGTGTTATCTTTGCACCCTGCGATGCCCCAGGGGGCTGCCCCTGACCGCAGCCATGGCTGCCCTTAAGGCCGTTGCCACCCAAAAAGACCTTAAAAAACACCGGGAGAGTACCCGGTTTTATGCAAGTTTCATGGAGAGCGTTCGCCGCCACGGCAGGGTCAGGGAGGGTGAATTCATGGGACTTTATTTTCTGTCCATGAAAAATCCCATGTTACCCCTTCGTTTTGCCTCCCTTGGCATCAAGCTTGTGAAAAAAAACAAGGTGGCCTTTGAACTGCCGTCAAAGACAGGACCCGGCAACCTTGAGGGGCTTTTTAAAAAGGTTGCAGAAATTGAGGAGGCGTCATGA
- a CDS encoding CoB--CoM heterodisulfide reductase iron-sulfur subunit B family protein, which produces MNYTYYPGCSLSGSAMEYDVSTRALMACLGVSLTDINDWNCCGATAGEATSALLSLALGARNLALAEQTDPNSDILVPCSACYLNLKKAEIQRKEDAGIAQKLDTILAEEQLTLTNPPGVRHLLDVLVNDITTDTFYKKIIRPLNGLKIAPYYGCQCLRPYPVFDDPEAPVSMEGLVNACGAKVFKWDMGASCCGASNMSTKPGSARKLVQKILMAARGADAIVTVCPMCQLNLEGFQTKISHNAGIDLSISILYLPQLMGLALGLGESEVKLDKNLALTPEFKEKLSGLTLAVQH; this is translated from the coding sequence ATGAACTACACCTATTATCCGGGTTGCTCGCTGTCCGGGTCTGCAATGGAGTATGATGTGTCCACCCGTGCCCTCATGGCCTGCCTCGGGGTGTCTTTGACTGACATCAATGACTGGAACTGCTGCGGCGCCACGGCTGGCGAGGCAACGAGCGCCCTTTTAAGCCTTGCCCTTGGCGCACGAAATCTTGCCCTTGCAGAGCAGACAGACCCCAATTCAGATATCCTTGTACCGTGCAGCGCCTGTTACCTCAATCTTAAGAAGGCAGAAATCCAGAGAAAAGAAGATGCCGGAATTGCCCAAAAGCTCGACACCATCCTTGCTGAAGAACAGCTTACGCTCACCAATCCGCCCGGGGTGCGTCATCTGCTGGATGTCCTGGTCAACGATATTACAACTGACACCTTTTACAAAAAAATAATCCGGCCCCTCAACGGGCTTAAAATCGCCCCCTACTATGGATGCCAGTGTCTCAGACCCTATCCTGTATTTGATGATCCCGAGGCCCCAGTGTCCATGGAAGGTCTTGTCAACGCCTGTGGTGCAAAGGTCTTTAAATGGGATATGGGGGCAAGCTGTTGCGGCGCTTCAAACATGAGCACAAAACCCGGTTCCGCTCGAAAGCTTGTCCAGAAGATCCTCATGGCGGCAAGGGGGGCCGATGCCATTGTTACTGTCTGCCCCATGTGCCAGCTCAACCTTGAGGGCTTCCAGACAAAGATTTCCCACAACGCCGGGATTGACCTTTCCATCTCCATACTTTATTTGCCCCAGCTCATGGGGCTGGCCCTGGGCCTTGGCGAATCAGAGGTAAAACTTGATAAAAACCTTGCCCTGACACCTGAATTCAAGGAAAAATTATCCGGGCTTACCCTTGCGGTTCAGCATTGA